In Cryptomeria japonica chromosome 10, Sugi_1.0, whole genome shotgun sequence, a genomic segment contains:
- the LOC131033313 gene encoding palmitoyl-acyl carrier protein thioesterase, chloroplastic, producing the protein MVVMMISSTRSHHYTMQNKICLCTWLHGMVRVNNGSRVFDVNPKKSSPLYKGVHVNGGSLGGVKINAIATDSLNVNNISGGFKGFVEEERRIKLSPDLSVLLAAIAIVIQAADKQWTKSYWNRRKANMFDQLFRVGRFLEDSLVFRQSFAIRSYEVGPDKTASIETLMSHLQETALNCVWLCGVAGDGFGSTREMSRRNLIWVVARTQIQVECYPSWGDIVHIDTCVDASGKNGIRWDWIVRDIKTNVVLTRATSTWVMMNKKTRKFSKIPNEVREEIQPYFTKRQMIGDEDNQKIIKLEDSTTSYICSNLMPRWSDLDANQHVNNIKYISWILESMPISILQDNELASITLEYRRECMLSHTLQSLSCLQAYNVMDSTWHTCVDEPPVTCESSPTLHFVHLLRLQDNGLELLRARTKWRLKRAKNVLHQLE; encoded by the exons ATGGTAGTAATGATGATATCTTCTACAAGAAGTCATCACTACACAATGCAAAACAAGATCTGTTTGTGTACGTGGTTGCATGGAATGGTGAGGGTGAATAATGGTTCTAGGGTTTTCGACGTGAATCCCAAGAAATCATCACCACTCTACAAGGGAGTTCATGTCAATGGAGGTTCTCTGGGTGGTGTGAAGATCAATGCAATTGCTACTGATAGCTTGAACGTGAATAATATTAGTGGTGGGTTCAAGGGCTTTGTTGAAGAAGAAAGGAGGATAAAGTTGAGTCCAGATTTGAGTGTTCTGCTTGCAGCTATTGCCATTGTGATTCAGGCAGCTGACAAGCAGTGGACCAAATCATATTGGAATAGGAGGAAGGCAAACATGTTTGATCAACTTTTCAGAGTGGGGAGGTTTCTGGAAGACAGCTTAGTGTTCAGGCAGAGTTTTGCTATAAGATCATATGAGGTTGGCCCAGATAAAACAGCCTCAATTGAAACCTTGATGAGCCATCTTCAG GAAACAGCCCTGAACTGTGTTTGGCTCTGTGGGGTAGCAGGAGATGGGTTTGGTAGCACCCGTGAGATGAGTCGAAGAAATCTTATATGGGTTGTTGCTCGTACTCAAATTCAAGTGGAATGTTATCCCTCATG GGGCGATATTGTGCACATAGATACATGTGTGGATGCATCAGGTAAAAATGGTATTCGATGGGATTGGATTGTTCGTGACATAAAGACAAATGTTGTTCTTACACGGGCAACTAG CACTTGGGTAATGATGAATAAAAAAACAAGGAAATTTTCAAAGATTCCAAATGAAGTGAGAGAGGAAATCCAACCTTATTTCACTAAGAGACAAATGATTGGAGATGAAGATAATCAAAAGATAATCAAGCTTGAGGATAGTACTACTTCATACATCTGTTCAAATTTAATG CCACGTTGGAGCGATTTAGATGCAAATCAACATGTcaacaatattaaatatattagttggattttggag AGCATGCCTATCTCTATTCTACAAGATAATGAACTTGCTAGTATAACTTTAGAGTATAGGCGTGAATGCATGCTATCACATACTCTTCAATCATTATCATGTCTACAAGCTTACAATGTGATGGATTCTACATGGCACACATGTGTAGATGAGCCTCCAGTCACTTGTGAATCCTCTCCTACACTACATTTTGTGCATTTGCTTCGATTGCAAGATAATGGATTAGAACTTCTTAGGGCAAGGACAAAATGGAGGCTGAAGAGAGCTAAAAACGTCTTACACCAACTAGAGTAG